Proteins from a genomic interval of Perognathus longimembris pacificus isolate PPM17 unplaced genomic scaffold, ASM2315922v1 HiC_scaffold_5224, whole genome shotgun sequence:
- the LOC125345024 gene encoding oocyte-expressed protein homolog, translating to MGPDAAGQGGQQPSSPQERPRGAPRLRPQVRVRPWWFPVEDMSRPLGFYLEAWLADQIFGERPGRARPLGPHQAVVSQLAWRSRALVHVSKVARGTVAEVSILGRPAGQNRVKSFLLSLAARGAELQDRPVEKMPQPEEFLKSPKSGADTPQHPA from the exons ATGGGGCCGGATGCGGCCGGACAGGGCGGGCAGCAGCCGTCCTCCCCCCAGGAGAGGCCGCGTGGGGCCCCGCGTCTGCGCCCCCAGGTTCGCGTCCGGCCGTGGTGGTTTCCGGTGGAGGACATGAGCCGCCCTCTGGGGTTCTacctggaggcctggctggcAGATCAGATCTTCGGGGAGCGGCCAGGGCGGGCGAGGCCGCTGG GTCCCCACCAAGCCGTGGTCTCCCAGCTGGCATGGCGGAGTCGGGCCTTGGTGCACGTGAGCAAGGTGGCCCGCGGCACCGTGGCTGAGGTCTCCATCTTGGGACGGCCTGCGGGGCAGAATCGCGTGAAGAGCTTTCTCCTGAGCCTCGCAGCCCGGGGCGCAGAGCTCCAGGACCGGCCAG ttgagaaGATGCCTCAACCTGAAGAGTTCTTGAAGAGCCCTAAGTCAGGTGCAGACACTCCGCAGCATCCTGCTTAG